Within Candidatus Rubrimentiphilum sp., the genomic segment CGTTTGCGCTGGTTTGGTAATCTTGGTAGCGTTTGGGCACGAGCGATCGCGCGAGTTGCGCGACCGCACCCCGCCGCACTTCCCACGCGATCGCCGCGCCGCGCGAGTCCGGATCGAACCGGCCGTTCCAGCGTGCCAGCACAGCAACATACAGCGACAGGACGCGATCGTTGGTTAGACCTTTGCGGCGAATTGCGGCGACCGTCGCGCGCGCCAGGTCGCGTTCAGGCAGCGAGAGTGTATCCGCTTGGAATGCACTCATGTCCGCGATGCTAAAACGCTTCTTTGAAGCGAGTAGCGTTTTTATGCGCGCCGCGCGATACGGCGGTCCGAAACTCGGGCTCAAACGATACGGGTAACCGCTGCCGTAGGTACGATTGTTGGCCGTGAAGAGCAATGCGTCGCGGGAAGCGGCGACTTGCGGCAGTTGTTGGAATGGAATGTAGCCGTAATGCGGATCGCTCGCCGCGTGCACGCGTAAGCCCCAGGATGGATCGTGCGGAATGAGGCCCGCCAGGTGGTACGCAACCGCCCCGCTGCGATCCGCAATCACGAAGTTTTGCGGCGGCCCCGGGTAAGGCGCGAGCGCGGCTAGCCCTTCGCGGATGGAGCGCGCGTGATTCAGTCCCGAAAAAGCGATGACAGGAGTGACGGGCATCGTCGCGGCGTTCCAATCCACGGCGTACGCATCGGATCCGTTCGTTTGCGCGACAAAACCGTGCGCCGTTTGTTTGTATTGCACTCTGACGTCGCGGCCGAAACGCACGTGAAACGTCTCCCAGCGCGTGCGTGCGGCTTCTGTGCTCGTGCGGTAGACGACTTCCGTCACAACCGTACCGTCGGTGGCGCCCCACGCGATGTCGTTGTTGTGGCCGAGGATCACGCCGGGTACGCCGGGCAACGTCGCGCCCGCAACGTGCAACGTGGGCGAGCGCAGTTCGACCAGATACCAAACTCCGGGAATGCCGAGGCCCAGATGAGGATCGTTCGCGAGCAGCGCGCGCCCCGTCGTCGAACGATTTGCGCCGACCGTCCATTCATTGCTGCCGACCGGCGCGCGTTCGATCGAAGCTGTTTGCGACAGCACTCTGTCGATGAGAAGCGGCTTTAGCGAAGGCATCGGCAGCGGTTGCGGCGGCGCAATCGGCACATCGTAAGCGGGATCCGTGATCGAGTAAAGGTCCGTCATCGGGATTGGCGCCGCCAAAT encodes:
- a CDS encoding penicillin acylase family protein; translation: MRVVMLVFFILVAAVVMYAINAFAGMRVAAQTSGTIRVAGLSAPVEIVRDDRDIPHIRARNDSDLFFAQGFAEGSDRLFQMDFIRRFVYGRLSEVVGTPTLSTDQKARIVDIRGIVARQWLALGPRERTMLQSFSNGVNAAMRQQPLPVEFRLLLYRPEPWKPQDTLAAGMATVLDLIDSWDDVIRRDDVATHLAAPIPMTDLYSITDPAYDVPIAPPQPLPMPSLKPLLIDRVLSQTASIERAPVGSNEWTVGANRSTTGRALLANDPHLGLGIPGVWYLVELRSPTLHVAGATLPGVPGVILGHNNDIAWGATDGTVVTEVVYRTSTEAARTRWETFHVRFGRDVRVQYKQTAHGFVAQTNGSDAYAVDWNAATMPVTPVIAFSGLNHARSIREGLAALAPYPGPPQNFVIADRSGAVAYHLAGLIPHDPSWGLRVHAASDPHYGYIPFQQLPQVAASRDALLFTANNRTYGSGYPYRLSPSFGPPYRAARIKTLLASKKRFSIADMSAFQADTLSLPERDLARATVAAIRRKGLTNDRVLSLYVAVLARWNGRFDPDSRGAAIAWEVRRGAVAQLARSLVPKRYQDYQTSANGADYMLLMRLLRAHPQDDLLVQSLRAAVQANGVKLLEPWSEYGGTTIRHSLASLGFTFLNGAKLPGDGDSYGIHVQRAASSQSFRAVWDIGNWDAGGIAIPSGESGQPGSGHYTDQSPAWIAQRLMPLPFSDAAVRKAAQTTLTLQP